From Oryzias melastigma strain HK-1 linkage group LG17, ASM292280v2, whole genome shotgun sequence:
TCTGTTATCTGTGCTCTAAGGACGAGCACAAAGGCCACGAGAAggtctctgctgcagctgaaaggAATGAAAAGCAGAAAGACCTTCAGGGAGCTCGAAAAAGAATCTATTCTAAGATCAAGACAAAAGAGAAGGATATGGAGGCTTTTCAACAGGAAGAGGACTCTATAAATGACTCAGTTGAAAACGCAATGGCTCACACAGAGAAGGTGTTCGCAGACCTCTGtaaaatcattgagaaaaatCTCTCCGTCATTAAGGAGAAAGCAACATCTCGACAGAAGGCAGAAGTAAGTCGATTTAAGAAGCTCAGAGAGAGTGTCCATCAGGAAATCTCTGAGTTGAGGGAAAAAGATCGAAAGCTCGAAAACCTGTCACGAACAGACGACGACATAGGTTTTCTGCTCAATTACTCTTTACTGTCTCAACACGAAGACCAGCCTAGTGTCAGGATCCGTCATTCCCGACACTTTGAGAAAGTCCCTGCAATTGTCTCAGAGGCCAAGTATAAAATACTAGATGTTCTTGATAAAGAATGTGCAAAGATCATACTGATGATGTCTGGAACCACTGCTAAACCAGCAGCTTCTCAAGCAAATCAAGAAACCAGAGATGTCCCAGACTCCAGAGAAAGTGTTGTCCAAACCCCAGATCAGATTTTGGAGAACAACAAGGACGACCCAATGTCAACACTGGCCGCCTTAATTAGTTCTGATGACCACATGTCAACTGGCTCTGACCAGAGACAAAGAAACACATCAAGGTCAGACATCTTTTCAGCCTTGCCATCTGTTCCCGCTTCATACCCAACTGATGTTGTGAAGACCAAACCTGGTGTCATGGCACCCGGAGGTCGGCCATCAAAGACCAATCCTGATGTAGTCAAACACAATCTCTACGACATACTGGGCAGAGTTAACACCACAAAGAAAAGATCAAACCTTACAAAAGGCAGAGCTAACTTCTTACAGTTTGCGTGCCCAATCACAATGGATCCAAGCACTGCAAACCCTCACCTCGTGCTGTCGAAGGAAAACAGGAAAGTGGTTTACACATCAGAAGAGCTTACCTACTCTGTTGTTCCACAAAGGTTTGCCTATTCCTGGCAGGTCTTGAGTCAAGAAAGTCTTACCGGTCGCTGCTACCTGGAGGTGGAGCGGAGCGGCAGGGGTGTCCTGGTGGCAGTTGCATACAAAGATATCAGCAGAGCTGGGACATTTCGCCAATGCATGTTCGGTGACAACGAAAAGTCTTGGGCTTTGGATTGTTTCAAGAACAGTTACGAATTCCGTCATAACGGAATTAAAACCTCAATCCCAGGAACCTGGTCGTCCAGAGTAGGAGTGTACGTGGATCATGATGCAGGAGTTCTGTCCTTCTTCAGCGTCTCGGACACCATGACCctcctccacagagtccagaccaCGTTCACTCAGCCACTGTATGCTGGGCTGTGGCTTTCCGATGGAGCAGCTGCTGAAGTATGCAAGCTTGTGTAACCGTTTATTCAAGCTGTTTATGTTCTGATAACTCTGCATCTATTCCTACTCTGTTTCCATCAATTATCCATACCTGtctatatataataaataagaGATAAGAGTTTAATAATTGCCATGTGGAaacatttactacaattt
This genomic window contains:
- the LOC112144275 gene encoding tripartite motif-containing protein 16, yielding MAHGIQIDRERFSCPLCLSLFIEPVSLPCGHCYCMHCANKHLDHEEDSGIYSCPECRQEFVSRPLLVRNNVLAFVVDELRKAVGLDEDTFDIPEERCRSPPTPCVDSARPGDVACDVCYDFKSKAVKSCLQCMASYCEDHLQPHFDVAPLRKHKLVAPTTELENSICSKHYEVMKLFCRTDQSCICYLCSKDEHKGHEKVSAAAERNEKQKDLQGARKRIYSKIKTKEKDMEAFQQEEDSINDSVENAMAHTEKVFADLCKIIEKNLSVIKEKATSRQKAEVSRFKKLRESVHQEISELREKDRKLENLSRTDDDIGFLLNYSLLSQHEDQPSVRIRHSRHFEKVPAIVSEAKYKILDVLDKECAKIILMMSGTTAKPAASQANQETRDVPDSRESVVQTPDQILENNKDDPMSTLAALISSDDHMSTGSDQRQRNTSRSDIFSALPSVPASYPTDVVKTKPGVMAPGGRPSKTNPDVVKHNLYDILGRVNTTKKRSNLTKGRANFLQFACPITMDPSTANPHLVLSKENRKVVYTSEELTYSVVPQRFAYSWQVLSQESLTGRCYLEVERSGRGVLVAVAYKDISRAGTFRQCMFGDNEKSWALDCFKNSYEFRHNGIKTSIPGTWSSRVGVYVDHDAGVLSFFSVSDTMTLLHRVQTTFTQPLYAGLWLSDGAAAEVCKLV